Sequence from the Nymphaea colorata isolate Beijing-Zhang1983 chromosome 9, ASM883128v2, whole genome shotgun sequence genome:
TTCTCCCATGAATAGTACAAGCACAcaatttggattttgatgatGTATAAACTGCATCTCATTTAATGAatgaattcaaaaattaaagatTTAAATAAAGATGTTGAATGTGATGCTACTACTTTTGTGAGAGGAACTGACTCATCATGTAGTAACTCTAATAGATATagtgtaatattttttttagatttttaagtAAAGCAGACAATGTTCCTTTCCAAGCTCCAAAGTTCCAGCTTAATATGTATTTAAAAGATGGATTGCTCAAATGTGATGCGACCACTCACGATTCGTTTGATATATTGATTTAGTGGAAATATAAGCAATTGAAATACCCAATTTTATTACATATGGCATGAGATATATTGTGCATTCCTATTACTACAGTTGCCTCTGAATATGCTTTTAGTACTGGAGGTCAAATTGTGGATGAATGTAGGAGTTTATTGAGTCCAAAGACGGTAGAAGAAATAGTTTGTGTAGGTGATTGGATAAAACAGTATGACAACCCTATGAATCTTGTTCCAGTATTGCTAAAGGTAAGTactaaaatgtatatatatcaaagtttatcatgtttatttgtACTTATATGTTATAGAAGTTGTTTATTGATCAattattgttggttttttttgtaGGGTAGTACTGAAGATGAGATAGCGTGACATGATTCAACATCAACTCAAACATATTATATAGTAACAACTAACAAAATATCAGGTATTGTTCTAAGTTTGGTGGTTGTTTTGTCCTTAGATACTTGATTTTACCTTGATGACAACATTATCAACTAAATTTCTATGGAACACAAtcaataatgattttttttatgctaacatttttattttttgttaggtTCTATTGTTAGAGACTCAGAAGGAGATTTGCAGTAATCCTTTTTACTGATAGACATCAATCTTATCTGTCAATTTGAAGTGAATGGActgctttttatttctttcttctacGAATTTTCTGTACACAATTATTAATGACTTAGTAATTGACCTATTAATATAAAACAATGTTATATACATCAATCTCATACTTTTTAGTTATGAGCTTTTTTATCTCGCTACATGTTATTCTTATAGCTGCCCAGATGTTGAGTTGATTGTTCATGTGGACAAAAAATACCAATTTCAGATTATTGGTACTTTTTTACAGCAAAATTTCTGGTCTTAGGTTCAATGACACGATGGGACATGCACTTGCAAACTTCCTCTCCTTGAGAACATTGTGAGTATCTTTACCATGGATTTTATTCAACCTTGCTTTTGTTGGGATCTATCTTGTAGTACTGCACTTTTTTAAATGAGATTGTCATGCATGGAGAATATGGGATTTATTGAAGTGTAATTGCTGTTAATCCTTTTGGGCAGAGGGGTTTTGGGTTGCATGTGCAGCTTATAACAGGTTAAGTTGAATAGAAAGGGAAAATGCTGTAAACCAACCACCATCAAAAGGCCttagtgcaaaaaaaaaaaaaaaaagaggaagactGCGCAGGTATTTCTGCTGCTTCACTCTCAactctttttctgtttcatttttcttgaaatcaTCTTTGTTTGATGATTGTTTGTAAAATGGGTTTATCCAAATTAATTTGGTAGGGTGCTGAAATCAACCAAGTTAATAGTTCTTCATCATTGGCAATGGATACTGCGGATGACAATCTTGAAAGTAAACCAAATAGTAAGCAGCCTAATCAAAGCAATAACTCGGGCAAGCATAATGGTAAACAACCAAAAGACAATTACAAGAGTTCAGATGCACCAGAGAAAGAATATATCCATGTCTGTGCTAGGCAAGGCCAGACTACCAACAGTCACAATCTTGCAGAGAGGGTGAGCACTGTATACAAAATTATGAATAGTTTCTCCTTAACTTTCAAAATTAGATGTATAACCTGTCCTCATCACATCAGGGGCAAAGATAGCTTTCTGAGATGATGGAGTTGACACTTTTTATTTGGACGCTGAATTTtaggtgaggagagagaaaagatcaGTGAGCACATGAGGTTTCTTCAGATTTTGTTCATGGGTGCAGTAAGGTAGCCTTAACAGGATTCATTACTATGAAACATTCCTACTAAAAATTGCTTTCCATTGATTCAATTCCTTTTTTCATGTCATCGATtcattcctttttcattttgccCCCAAGAGTCATGCCATGACCTGCTTGCCTTCTGGTTCAGAATCTTCAATCGCATGGTGCTCCTTCAACTACTGGTCATGTACATGACATGAATATGGTTCATCTCAACCTTCAACAAATGCAGGAAGGACTAATTCAAACTGCCACAGCCGGAGTCCCAAATGTACCAAATTCATTGAGGAGAGTAATTAGTTCTCATTTAACTTCCATTAATGGATACAAAGTTAAATGCCTGAATGAGCTAAACAAGTTTAACGCCTAAacgagctaaacgagttaacaCCTAAACGAGTAAACGCTAAACAAGTTAACGAGTTACATGGGTTAATGAAGTCGAGTTCACGCTCGACTTTATGTAGTTGTTATAAGAAACTCAACTCaagttcgagtcaagctcaagtaaTTTTagccgagttgagcttgagctggccaagcttgggctcgacttggctcgtgtgcagccctagtcaCCCGtctttctctttcactctctccctacattttttcttatatattattttaattgttggttttttttacttttagcaCTATTTTTGTGGATGCTATATACTTGACAGTTTTTGTCATGATACCTACGATTAATGCACTTCACAAatgcatttaacaacattgagATAACTACTTCTGGTGAACCAAAAAGGTGGGCAAGGTggaatataaaatgaaaattacatAGACTTATCATTATTAACTTAAGCATTGAAGAATTATTTCAAGCAAACTTATAATTCTCATGTCTGTATTGTATTTAACATTTGACAAtgtgaatattatttttaagCCTCAATAACGCAAGTATAGCAAGTATCATTTCAATGTATAAGCTATTTAACCCTATTCCTCATGGATTTGACCCTGACTTGTCACTTGTGTGGAAGTTCAAAATTACAATTGGTGCATGACTTCCACGAATTTGCATTGTAAACATCCTCCACGGAAAATCACATCAATATACTCTGCGACATCCCCATGAATACACTTGCAAGACCATATCTGGTATCGGCGCACAAAAAACAGCACCTTGGTTATAAAGAAAAGCACATATTTGATCCTGGGTTTTTGACAATCACTTGATATTATCGACTTATCATTTTCCATGATGACGTGCTAGGAAAGCAGAAAGATGGAAGAAATGAGGTCAGTTCCATTTCAAGAATAGAATGACATAACTTATTTTATTTAGACTTAATTAATGGGAAACAAAGGGTCACGCATCTAATTCATCAGGATCCCGTAAATCAAGAGTGGAGCTTGTATCCTGCGTAAGCCGACTTCAGGAATTATCTAATGTCCTCACCCTCAGATGTTACATCCAACCGATCGTAATGCAAGTGAAGGACCCATCAAACAGAAGCAGTTTTGTGCATCAAAGGTGGTGACATAGAGCATCAAGATGAGATATCAGTAATAAGAAGGGAAAGCAACACAGTGAACAATGTAAAGAGACCACACGCACTTGTCATGAAAAAAGATTCCTGTTCAGTTTCTTCTATAGGCAGTCCTCTGATTTAGAATGCATGAATTCAATAGAAAATTGGAAAGTTGCCAATATAGCTTTTACAAGGTTATAACCTTTCTAGGTAACTGCACTTCAGTCGTGTGGCCTTCATCATGGTGATGGTCATGGAAAACAAATGTTAAGATGCCAACAACACACAGAACTGTGCCCACAAGAAGCTTGTCATATCGCTCCACCCAGTGAAACTTCAGCTGGCTAGCGCCATAGAAGGACAGTGCCACCAGAGATACCATAACAGTTATAGTACTGAAAAAGAATGCAGATACTTACaaaacagagaaaggaataaaagGATTCAGCACATCGTTCTTATATCCTTTAAAACCCAATCAGAAAATGAAATTCCAGAAGTGAAAGGTAAGGCTTCTTTTCAAGAGTGAATTGAAGCTTACTGATGAAAGTACAAGGAAAAAATGGAGATTGTATCAGCATCAAGCTCAGCAACAAATAAGATGAGGTCTTGCAAGTAGAATGAGGTCAAGTCTTTCAGAAAAAATCTATTGCGATTGTTATTGCAAAAGCTAATGACCAAAGTGTCAAATTGACATATCTACAATGCAAGGCAACGTTACATTATCTCCCTCCCTGCAAATGAATCATACAAGGGCAAACAAATGCCTAAACAGTTTTTTTGACCAGAAACCGTTAAAAGTATGTATTGGAGGGCATGTGCAtacctatgtcacacaggtgcaGGGTGAGGGTGAAAATATAAATGCAGGTGCAGGTGTGAGAGGTATACCAACAGCAAAATTAATAACAGTTAACAATACAATTGAAGCAACGATTtagcctatgtcacatgagtgcgggtGTGGCGCAGACATTGGTGAGAGCATTTCAAAGAATTTGATGCACGGAAATGACTGGGcttatattttgtattttgggctttttttttattttttggtataGTATGAGTTTTTCGgtgtatatatacaaatctCGAGAAAACCttaggaaaattaaaaaatctaaaactcGGCAAAATAGCAGAAATGAGAAACTAACAAAACACATCAGAAAAACTAGATAAAGTGATAAAAATGATCGATAAACAATTccatttaagtttaaatttgaattcatgatgatattgatgtaAAAAAcgagaagaatgaaaaaatgaataaaaacgtgacaaacatatttttgcatttttttttctttgggtctTTTCCCATTTTGCTTGTTTTCCTAGTTAATATCATGATAACTTTGTAATCGTCATATTCATAACAATggtatatctatatatatctatatctacatatatatatattttattttttaaaaaaatttttttggtaTAGTATGAATTTTTCGgtgtatatatacaaattttggGAAATTAAGAAATCTAAAAATCGGCAAAATagaagaaatgagaaactaataaaaagttaaaaacacaTCAGAAAAACTAGATAAAGTGATAAAAATGATTAATAAACAACTccatttaagtttaaatttgaattcatgatgatattgatgtaAAAAACGAGAAGAATGAAAGAATGGATAAAAACATGACAAATatacttttgcattttttttctttgggtttttttccattttgcttgTTTTCCTAGTTAATATCATGACAATTTCGTAATCGCGATATCCGTAacaatggtatatatatatgtgtgtgtgttttttttaattttttggtataGTATGAATTTTTCagtgtatatatacaaatcttgggaaaattaaaaaatctaaaaatcggcaaaatagaagaaatgagaaactaataaaaacaCATCAGAAAAACTAGATAAAGTGATAAAAATGATTGATAAACAACTCcattaagtttaaatttgaattcatgatgATATTAGTgtaaaaaaagagaagaatgaaagaatggataaaaacatgacaaatatatttttgcgtttttttctttgggttttTTCCCATTTTGCTTGTTTTCCTAGTTAATATCATGATAATTTTATAATTGTGATAtccgtgtatatatatatatatatatatatatatatatatatatatattagtaaaaTGTAAATtactaaacaaaaaaacaaatatagcaaaaaaaaaaaatcgagtcTCCATGTGTAAACCATATCCCACAACTGCACCTGTCATGGGTGCAGTGtcctaacaaaaaaacaagcaagttgTCCATTGCCACACCCAAGCCAAACCCAATCTTCTGAAGAGCCCATGCTACTTAAAAGAGTAATAAAATCAAATTATTGCTTTCCAGATAGTGATCAATTACCATGTCGAATTGTATTCCTGGTCGAAGCATATTACCTGAACAAAAGCACTATGATTGCAAGAACCATCATTGATGATGAATTTCCCACTGCCAGGAACACAGGGAGTGTAGTCGCACAAGGAGACAAGGCTGGAACAAGGACAAGACCTGCAACAGCCATCTTCTCCATGGGATGGTTATGGGAGTGGCTGTGGCCACCCTTCCCAAGCATGAATAACAGAATGTAACTTCCTCCGAGAATAACAAGCAAGAGTGAAGCAAGTCTGTGCACTGTTTCCTCTCCAGCAATAGTGTTTGCCATTGTAATTGCAGTTATCCCAAGAAGTGAAGTTGAAATCACATGCAAAACAGCACCAAATGCAGCTGCAATGGATCACAAACATACTGATCAGGAAGAAACCTGGAAGCTGCACTTTAAAATTAAGGACCATTAGACTAAGCTGCATACCATCTCTGTGTGCTTTGTTGGATGCAAATTGAAAAGGGCATAAATTTGTTAGAAGAAACATAATATTGGggatataaaaaatgaaattttatgcaCAAAGTGATGACACATCCAAAAATGAAATAATCTAGAAATATGGGATAGAACACAATTGACATACACTTCATGTAACATGTATTTACCACACTTTGGAAGAAAGTCCTGTCTCACTAGCAAGTAGGTGTAACAATGTGAAGAAAAACAGGCAACGTAGGAATGTATGTGCAGACATGTTTTGCTAACACAGAGAAACAATAgggaaaacaataagaaaaattgaTTAAACTAATGAAGGAGAAAAGCAAAACCAATAAAGGTTTTCTCAGAATCATCAACTAAACTCCAACATAAGAATATGTGGTCTATTTATACCAAACCATAAAACAATAAACAATGGGTCCAAAATTAATGATTATCCAAATCATCCGAAAAGTCCAACTGCTCTGCTGTATTTGTGCAGGATTAAACCCAGACCTCCTTTGTCCATTGGTCACGTGAGTCGACCTTCTCACAACTGCCTCAGTTAGTCCTGGGCTTCGATTTATACTCAAATCCATGTTGGTCTTCTCAATCGACGCCCCCCGTGAGGACAGGTCCTTGGATGCACTAATAAATATGGACCTAAAGGGTCTTTTTTGGATCTACTACATCATTCTCCCCTGGTTAGAAAGAATTTGGTTCCAACAAATTCATGGCACCAAGATAAGCAGAAAGATCAGAAATATCAATCAACACAAAAAACACACAAATATCAATCAACACAAAAAACACATACACAACGGCACACACATGTCGCAGAGGCGGTCATCCCTCATCCCTCCAGTACAGTTGTGCAGTAGGTCTCATGTGCACTTTGCTTCACTACCTAACCTTTGCATGGTGAaatatgaaagagaaaataagtGGTCTCAATACCATGAGCAACAACCGCTTTTGTGGTCTATCTATTACACCTTTGCTAAAAGTAGATCCATGCacagaaaaacatgaaaatattaaCTCTCTTTCGATCCTTTTTATACAAATATCGTAAAGCATGAAAAGTCTACTTTATTTTCAATCCTTGGTTTGTCATGATATGAACTCCATTTGCAGagtctattttcttttcctttttgtcaaTATAGATTGGTCAATTTCATCTCATTGTCTACTTAATCAAATCTTTAAAAGAAACATCTACTCTTTgacattgtcacatatatcgtgtgcGGGTGTTATATGGCAAAATTATATATCTCGGGAAAatctcaacaaattttttaataaattaaaaaaacttaaaaattaggtaaaagtaaaataaataaaaaaaaactaataataagaCTCTGAAAAATGATTAGATAAAGTCATAAACATGATAGGATGTGGGTGAAAAGTAGTAcgttaaaagcaaaaaatagcCATATGTGAGacttatgaaataataaatttggttGGGTCTCCATGCTAGACCCAACTTAGTCAGCTGCATGACTACATTACTAGATGAGCCTTTCAgcactctctcttttttattatgCTCAATTTTCTGGTTAATCACCTCTCCCTCTTATTTCATACATTTTAAAGATAGAAACTCATGGTTTTGTTgaagacttaaaaaaaaaaaaatctaacatccAGTAGAAAAACACATAAAAGACACGAACAAAGCgtatttttcgtgttttttattttctgacatCGTTTTGAAAAAGACTTGTCTAACGTTTAATACGGctgacttatatttaatgtatttATTGCGTTTTTTCTGAATAAAAcgcaatatttgtgacaatccGTCACTTTTTGAACAGTTTTGCCTACATTCAATGCAACTCCCACCATCGTGGGATCTTATCTGTAAATGTGCTCTGTCTCTAATGATAAAGTAGCTTGTTCAATCTAAGGATTCAAACGGCCTAAAAGCGGCCACATAGTAAAATCTTACAGAAACCTAATTCTCCTGATGTTATAGTCACCACAACAGCCCAATGGTGAGTTCTATCAGTCTTTGGACATAAGGGTCGATAAATCCAGGAACTTCCTTAGTCGAATGTCCACATATTCACAAGGCGTTCAAAATCCTGGCCAACTTCTTGGGGGGAAAGAAACACTGCTAACATTTTCCAAACAAGAAAAGCAGATTTGTTTCCTAAATCGTCAAAGAAATCTTTATTGATAGTTAACAAAACTTCCAAAACAACCAACAATCCAAAACAAGGAGATATTCTATATTCCTTAACCCAGTACATCCATTTTACCAGGCTTTCCAAATGACCGCCGTGAACAACAATACATGCCACAGCCAACGGAAAGAAAACCAGAACCACACATAGACACTCTTATCAAATACGAGTATTAGAGAAGGCATGTCAAACCCAAATGCCAGACCGTCTGAGCACAACGGTAACACCAGATTCGGCgttaaaaaccaaaacatgCAGCAGGTCACTGCCTTGCATTCCAATTGTGGGAAAGAATTAATCGAGAAAACAAACGTATGTTGAGGATATTTAGCTATTTCCATTGCCGATTCACtagaagagacaaaaaaaaaatcaaaaagagaataatcaacaaaacaagaaaccaTTTGAGGCCCCACGATCAGGAAAGcagaaaaatcagataaaatATCGGATGGATGTCCGTCACAGTGAGACAAGACAAGcaatttagttaaaaaaaaggaaaaaaaatccacaGCGCGGCAAATTCTCAAGAACCGCACGAAGCGAGacggagaagaggagaaggatTCGCATGCGAGATTTTCAAGATCCGCATTTCTAGAGAACTTAAGCACTGAAACAACGAAATGTAGAATACTTACTGACAAGAAGCGTCCGCGAGAGCGTCCATTTCTGAGCACGCCCTACGATAGAGAACGGGAGCCAATGCGTCGGGATGAACGAATGGAGAAGGGAGACCGTGGCGATTCCTCCGATCGTGGAAAGATCCTCTGCCGTGAAGCTCTCCATCTCATCCCTTAACAATTCGCTATCCGGTTGTGCTCGAAGGAACTATCTCTACATTTGAGATCCAACGCTCAAAGAAACTCAGACCCGACAGCGGAATAGTTTATAGGGGCAGGGGAAGCAAATAAAGAAGTTCTCTGAGAGAAGAACAGCCGATGAATGAACAATGGCGATCAGATTGGAGTCTGGAGACAATGGTAGCTAacgatggagagagagagagagagagagagattagggtTCCGTACTCGGTGAGAGTGGAGGTTGAACTGCTCAAGGCGTTGATCCGTCTGCCTGCTTTGTGCAAATACCCTTCACTTGTCGTGTAATAACAGAAAGGCTGCCCTGTAGCTCATGGACACCATCCATCAAGggtaaaattataaaattcatatttgcaCACCATGTGCAGAGAGGTTGCGGGTGGAGAGGACAAAATCACAAAACCAGTGTGCAGGCGATGGGGCCGTTTGATAGCTCCCAACCTCATGTCCTCCGATCTGTCGGTGCGATGAAACGCGTGATTTGAAATCCtgtgaaatcggatttcagGGTGTGTCGGACGCACTGCCCGGACCTTAGATCCAATATATAAGAGAAGTCGCATCCAGTTCACCGTTTGGCTTCTCAGACGTAGTTCCCCGACATTGAAACAAGGGACCCAAAAAATGCTCAATTAtgctagagaaaaaaaaagcattaaaattGTTGTGGGGAATTAAAAAGACAGGTGGAAGTCCTCTTTCATTGTGGGGGGCTTGGAGGCCTCTTTATTTCCGCCAAAAAGCAGAAGCCCTTTCTTTtgctaagaaaataaaagagggcTCTCATCCGAAGAggaagtgagagaaagagagagagagagagagagagagagaaaaaaaaatgaaggatacCCTTGGCTACAATGGTTGAGAATTTGTGAAAGAGAGCAAGAGGTCCAACGAGGGTTTGCCAAGATTATTCAAGCTCAGTTAAGGTTAATCGAGACTCACCATGGTCATAAGAAGACATTTATGGCTCACTAGTCTCTAGCCTAGCTCTACTGTAGATCGGTCCAGATCAATCAAGCTAAGTGGGGTCCACTTTGCCCATAGCGTAATTTTGCATCTTCAGCTCAAACTCATGTTATATTAGGTTTACCATAATATGAATGGATTGCCCCGAGTTAGAGTTGCTCAATTTAAGTTGTACGTGAGTCTGTCTATTTCATTGGGTCACTCCAACTCCCACTTAAGAAAAGTTCGAGCTCAAAGGTCATCACACTCATGTCAACCTAGCCTTAGTTTAGCATATGCAATCCAATTCAGTTTCTATAACTTCGCTCACTTTACTTTCAATCACGTCTAAAGCTCATCTTAGATGGAATTTCATCAGAATTTTGTCATCTTTCGGTGGATTATAACCTGGGGTCATTGCTCTGGGTCCCTCATCTCAACAAGTGGAAACACCATCCAGACCTCATTGAAGCAGCAGTTTTCTCAATTTATCCcttattttctcatttcttcttgcattttGAGGCGAATGGTTGTTagaaaaaaactattttcaagCTAAATCCAAAAGAATTTTCATATGTGACCTAAACCCAGGTCAAGCAGAAGAGGAGGCCTACCACCTATCCCAATTTGACAAACCAAGCTTGCCAAATGTAGAATATTTTGCTAGAGGCAAAATGGTCATGTTATGCTATATGCACTGGTAATATGGAATTTACTTCTAACATGCatatttctctttccttctaCGATCTGCACACCAAATGCTTGCATTTGAGAGACTAGGTTGTGCACGATCCAACCTATTTCAACCTGCATATGTTGTGAACCTACTTCTAAGCCCACTAAGCTCACCTAACTCAACTTGGCAGCCGTCAATAAATTTAGTTTGTTagcacatgcacacatgcacacatgaaTGCACCCAGTTCAAGTCTAGAGCTAGCCTAGGTCACTAAGCCTAATCCACATGCAGCTCTAGTGAGCCCAATAAAACCCTACGTGAGCCTGTCTACAAACCTACTTAGACCTTGTTTGGGCCTAAATCCAACTTGGTCTAAGCCCACCTAAGCCCAATGGGACCTAGAACACCCCCCTATTTCAGatcaatttgaaattcaaatcttCAATCGAAATCCAGAATATGTGATCCACAATCCAATTCAGATCTGATTCTTCATTTCATATCTCAATCCAAATTACCAATCCAATCCTCTTATTTGTGACGCAATATATATTTCATGATCTAGAACTACAATccaaactttttatatatgatcCAGTGTCATTTGCACAACCTAGCTCCACAATCCAATCCTTCTATTGGTGATCTAATATCATTGATTTGATTTAGATATACAACCTAATATAGCGACGTTGGTAAATACAATTTAGATCTAATATCCAACTGAAATGCCAAtaaaaaagatatgaaaaaaattgatgtctAATTAAGAGttcaaatcagattcaaatataagaaatgacatcgaATCAGATTTGGGTTCAAGTAACCATTGACAACATTCAGACTCTGTTTCAGAtcaaatatagttttaaataaatatcatatacttAATGCTTATCATATGGTTTAGATATggtttaaaaatcatattcaaatctcgATGTTAATCTGAAAATGGATGTGGATTGTGTCCTCAGATTTCATATTTGGATATGGCATAGGTTTTTCTTTATccgaatttaaatataaattcaaatccaaatatatagaTATCCGAAAAAGCAAAATATGGTAAAGTATACATCTGATTTGAATTCGATCTGTTCACATCCCTAACTTAACCCTTTTATCCAAAGTTGAATTCTTTCATCTATAATCCAATCAGGATAGTTTGGTCTAGATTTTCGATTCAATATCTAATCCATTATCACTtttctgatttggatttaaaatttaatttaggATCCTATTTGACTTGTCTGATCTGGATTGTCTAATCTAGTATCAGTTTCTGTATTTGGATGTCCCCCAAAATCTGCATCTCTCTCTATCAAATTCATGATCTATTTTCCATTGTGAACCCATAGTTCGTTccaaaactcaatttaatttcACCATCCAAGGCCTGAATGTGTCAGATATTTATGGCCACTCAAACTCTATAGGCCGCTGATCTTAGGTCTCATAGCTGTTAATGCTAAGAGCCTCCGTAAAATTTAtgtccctttttattttttctcgaTTACTCCTGATTTCATCTACAAAAGGGCTCCAAAGAAGGGGTGTGCAATCCATCTGGAACCTCCCTCAGGTTAGTCtttgtctctcttctctctcttatttttttcttttcttctatccCCTAGGTCTGTTTGTTTTTATTCCCTCTGTGTGCTGACCCACCCCTGCCTAGAGTCCCTTCGCTTCAAGcccaagaggaagaaggaacaagaagaaaaataagatgcaAGCACATGTGCAAGAAGTGGGTTATCCCAGCTGGTGCATCTTTAAGTTTTGCAAGGTTGGTAcccttcattttgtttttgtccTTTATTTTCAGCATTAAATGTTGTTCTATTATAGCTTCTATAGAAGCTAGAAATCATGTTCTGAGATGTTTAGGCCTTTAGCATATGTATGTTTACTtcattttgtgtctttgtttaTCAAGGCTGGGTTATTTGAACATGGTTTCTGTAGAAACTGTATTGAAGCCAACATGTCTTCAGTGTTTAGGGTTGTGTTTTATTCGTTTGAAAGCCAATTTGGAGGCTGGTTTCATATTTGAAATGGATGGACTCCCTCATTAAGATGCTATGCTAACCAAGTGCTTCCCCATTTATTTCATGCACATTGTCTCATCCATTCCTACTTTAGTTTTAATAAGCATTTATTATGCTTTAATACTCTGTTTAGGGGGATTTTTATCATAACATTATGCACCCAAgttgtgtgtgcatgcatgtgtacaTAGGTTTAACTTTTAGTTTGCCTTTctcaaaataaagaaatctaGAGTGTTCGGTCAACTAATTGGATATTGTAGAATGAGTTTATCGATTTCCTAAAAGTGTTAATTCTAGGAAATCTACTTTCTTTGAAGATGGGATTTTGCTAATATAATCAAAAGTACATAAGAACATCTGTGACA
This genomic interval carries:
- the LOC116259843 gene encoding uncharacterized protein LOC116259843 produces the protein MESFTAEDLSTIGGIATVSLLHSFIPTHWLPFSIVGRAQKWTLSRTLLVTAFGAVLHVISTSLLGITAITMANTIAGEETVHRLASLLLVILGGSYILLFMLGKGGHSHSHNHPMEKMAVAGLVLVPALSPCATTLPVFLAVGNSSSMMVLAIIVLLFSTITVMVSLVALSFYGASQLKFHWVERYDKLLVGTVLCVVGILTFVFHDHHHDEGHTTEVQLPRKVITL